The following proteins come from a genomic window of Nostoc sp. TCL26-01:
- a CDS encoding NYN domain-containing protein, whose protein sequence is MPRSSFPAVLLVDGYNIIGAWPCLKKTRDKDGLEAARLELVEAMTSYSSFQGYETQIVFDAHYQNTGSNKEVITELVSVHYTDFGQTADTYIEKICASLRPQMSSQRIFRVIVATSDRAQQLTVQGYGAEWLSAQQLCGEVETTVCRMRQKYQTRKQSKSRFLASAIDAQARQRLAELRMGFK, encoded by the coding sequence ATGCCCCGTTCCTCATTCCCAGCCGTCTTGTTGGTAGACGGCTACAATATAATAGGCGCTTGGCCTTGTCTGAAAAAAACACGTGATAAAGATGGCTTAGAGGCTGCACGTTTGGAACTTGTGGAAGCAATGACCAGCTACAGCTCATTTCAAGGTTATGAGACGCAAATAGTTTTTGATGCTCATTACCAAAACACTGGCAGTAATAAGGAAGTTATTACAGAATTAGTTTCAGTCCATTACACAGATTTTGGACAAACCGCAGATACCTATATTGAAAAAATTTGTGCGTCTTTGCGCCCTCAAATGTCCTCACAGAGGATTTTTCGCGTTATTGTTGCTACATCAGATCGCGCACAGCAGTTAACCGTACAAGGGTATGGGGCTGAATGGTTGTCAGCACAACAACTCTGTGGGGAAGTGGAAACTACAGTTTGTCGGATGCGGCAAAAATATCAAACTCGCAAACAATCTAAGAGCAGATTTTTGGCTAGTGCCATCGATGCTCAAGCACGGCAACGACTAGCTGAATTGCGGATGGGATTTAAGTAG